A stretch of Parvimonas micra DNA encodes these proteins:
- a CDS encoding folylpolyglutamate synthase/dihydrofolate synthase family protein, producing MDYETAMIKLRGEVCSGVKLGLQNIKNLMEKLGNPQDKLKIIHIAGTNGKGSCTSFVNSVLVSQGYKVGMFTSPSIYNFEERIRINNKNIPEDKLIELMNEVREIANTLEVFPADFELVTALAFLYFYREDCDFAIMEVGLGGRLDATNVINKPLITLITSISFDHQQFLGNTIKEISLEKAGIIKDGVPLVLYSQDTEIMDNIIGVAKSKNSKVIVNDLSKIKVLENKKSGQVIDYKDFKNLKINLLGSHQVKNATISLELLLELRKMGFDISNESIYNGFSTVDWPCRFELVSKNPDFILDGAHNIDGIEKFISNMNFYYKNNKKIAIFGVLADKDYNEMLKKIIPCFDVFLTVRPDSERAMEALELKERIEVLTEKKVYSFESYQDAIDKAFEISNKEDVISAFGSLYFVGEIRKLLGVSDY from the coding sequence ATGGATTATGAAACTGCAATGATTAAACTCAGAGGAGAAGTTTGCAGTGGAGTTAAATTAGGTTTACAAAATATAAAAAATCTTATGGAAAAATTAGGAAATCCACAAGATAAATTAAAAATTATTCATATTGCAGGAACCAATGGTAAGGGTTCCTGCACTTCTTTTGTAAATTCTGTTTTAGTTTCACAAGGGTATAAAGTTGGGATGTTTACTTCTCCTTCTATTTACAATTTTGAAGAAAGAATTAGAATAAATAATAAAAATATTCCAGAAGATAAATTAATAGAATTAATGAACGAGGTAAGGGAAATTGCAAATACTCTTGAAGTTTTTCCGGCCGATTTTGAACTTGTAACCGCTTTAGCATTTTTGTATTTTTATAGAGAAGATTGTGATTTTGCTATTATGGAAGTAGGATTAGGTGGAAGACTTGATGCTACAAATGTAATAAACAAACCTTTAATTACATTAATTACATCTATAAGTTTTGATCATCAACAATTTTTAGGAAATACTATAAAAGAAATATCTCTTGAAAAAGCAGGAATAATTAAAGATGGTGTTCCTCTAGTTCTATATTCCCAAGATACTGAAATTATGGATAATATAATAGGAGTTGCAAAATCTAAGAATTCTAAAGTTATAGTAAATGATTTATCTAAAATTAAAGTATTGGAAAATAAAAAATCAGGGCAAGTTATTGACTATAAAGATTTTAAAAACTTAAAAATAAATTTACTTGGATCACATCAAGTTAAAAATGCTACAATTTCTCTTGAGCTACTTTTAGAGCTTAGAAAAATGGGTTTTGATATTTCAAATGAAAGTATATATAATGGATTTTCAACAGTTGATTGGCCTTGTAGATTTGAACTTGTTTCTAAAAATCCAGATTTTATTTTAGATGGAGCACATAATATTGACGGTATAGAAAAATTTATTTCAAATATGAATTTTTACTATAAAAATAATAAAAAAATTGCAATTTTTGGAGTGTTAGCTGATAAAGATTATAATGAAATGCTAAAGAAAATTATTCCATGTTTTGATGTTTTTCTAACTGTAAGGCCAGATTCAGAAAGAGCAATGGAAGCATTGGAATTAAAGGAGAGAATTGAAGTCCTAACTGAAAAAAAAGTTTATAGTTTTGAAAGTTATCAAGATGCTATTGATAAAGCCTTTGAAATTTCAAATAAAGAAGATGTTATTTCAGCATTTGGATCTTTATATTTTGTGGGGGAAATTCGCAAACTTTTGGGAGTGAGTGATTATTAA
- a CDS encoding 5-formyltetrahydrofolate cyclo-ligase, translated as MDKKIIRKQIQEKLKKISEEDRKIFEEILYKKLYENENFKNAKCVALTIPFGTEINTYPIIEKLLKEGKTVCSPICEKETRKMTFYKIDSLNELIEGYYGIKTPPEIEKNIVEKNDIDLILVPGVGFDKNNYRIGFGGGYYDRYLKDYKGHTIALAFKEQIVEKVPKNEFDLPVDLVITN; from the coding sequence ATGGATAAAAAAATTATAAGAAAACAAATTCAAGAAAAATTAAAAAAAATATCTGAAGAAGATAGAAAAATATTTGAAGAAATTTTATATAAAAAATTATATGAAAATGAAAATTTTAAAAATGCTAAATGCGTAGCATTAACAATTCCATTTGGAACAGAAATAAACACATACCCTATAATTGAAAAATTATTAAAAGAGGGTAAAACAGTATGTTCACCAATATGCGAAAAAGAAACTAGAAAGATGACTTTTTATAAAATAGATTCTTTGAATGAATTAATTGAGGGTTATTATGGAATTAAAACACCTCCTGAAATTGAAAAAAATATTGTTGAAAAAAATGATATTGATTTAATATTAGTACCTGGAGTAGGATTTGATAAGAATAATTATAGAATTGGCTTTGGTGGAGGATATTATGATAGATATTTAAAAGATTATAAAGGACATACTATAGCTTTGGCATTTAAAGAACAAATTGTAGAGAAAGTTCCGAAAAACGAATTTGATTTGCCTGTGGATTTGGTAATTACAAATTAA
- a CDS encoding DegV family protein encodes MIKLFSDMGADIPVEIAKKYKIQIFNMVVTDGENEYILNHDIDKYKLFENMTKGVNYKTSQVSYKDFYDTFKKEVLEKNEIIYISLSSGLSGTYNTANMVKNDLLDEFPEAKIHIIDSLGASFGYGILDIKVAKMIENNEGIEEILKYIDFYKKHINYIFSVDDLTYLYRGGRLNKAKFIIGNLLNICPILDISKDEGKLNFIDKVRGHKAFKKKLIDIIRSKSDVLDKQTLVVFHGDCKDKADDLKELLISEFNNSDVIISGVDAVIGCHTGPTVVAMVYLDELYGKYDKFEI; translated from the coding sequence ATGATAAAGTTATTTTCTGATATGGGAGCTGATATTCCAGTAGAAATTGCAAAAAAATATAAAATCCAAATTTTTAATATGGTAGTTACAGATGGAGAAAATGAATATATTTTAAATCATGATATAGATAAATATAAATTATTTGAGAATATGACTAAAGGAGTTAATTATAAAACATCCCAGGTATCATATAAAGATTTTTATGATACATTTAAAAAAGAAGTATTAGAAAAAAATGAAATTATTTATATTTCCTTATCTTCAGGCCTTTCCGGAACTTATAATACTGCTAATATGGTAAAAAATGACTTGTTAGATGAATTTCCAGAAGCTAAAATTCACATAATAGACAGTTTAGGAGCTAGCTTTGGATATGGAATTCTTGATATAAAAGTTGCTAAAATGATTGAAAACAATGAAGGTATAGAAGAAATATTAAAATATATAGATTTTTATAAAAAACATATTAATTATATTTTTTCTGTTGATGATTTAACATATCTTTATAGAGGTGGAAGGTTAAATAAGGCTAAGTTCATAATAGGGAACTTATTGAATATTTGTCCTATATTAGATATTTCGAAAGATGAAGGGAAGCTTAATTTTATTGATAAAGTTAGAGGTCATAAGGCATTTAAGAAAAAATTGATAGATATTATAAGGAGTAAATCTGATGTTTTAGATAAACAAACACTTGTTGTTTTTCATGGAGACTGTAAAGATAAGGCAGATGATTTGAAAGAGCTATTGATTAGTGAGTTTAATAATAGTGATGTAATAATTAGTGGAGTAGATGCTGTTATTGGATGTCATACAGGGCCAACAGTAGTAGCAATGGTTTATCTTGATGAATTATATGGGAAATATGATAAATTTGAAATTTAA
- a CDS encoding CidA/LrgA family protein: MIFIKHIYEFLVILIFLFFGTILEVIFKSPIPATILSMLFLVTLLYFKVIHLKKIEKVSEFLLESITLFMTPLVIGVIDKFHYFNGKFLQIFLILFVSVVVSMIITAFATTFFVKIFVKGDKNGINN, from the coding sequence ATGATTTTTATTAAACATATTTATGAATTTTTAGTTATTTTAATTTTTTTATTTTTTGGAACTATTTTAGAGGTTATTTTTAAATCTCCAATACCAGCAACAATTTTATCAATGTTATTCTTAGTTACTTTGTTATATTTTAAAGTAATTCATTTAAAAAAAATAGAAAAAGTTTCAGAATTCTTACTTGAAAGTATTACACTTTTTATGACACCATTAGTTATTGGAGTTATAGATAAATTTCATTATTTTAATGGGAAATTTTTACAAATTTTCTTAATCTTATTTGTAAGTGTAGTTGTATCTATGATTATCACGGCTTTTGCTACAACTTTTTTTGTAAAGATTTTTGTAAAAGGAGATAAAAATGGAATTAATAATTAA
- a CDS encoding LrgB family protein, which produces MELIINNPLFGIFLTIITFVIGYEIQINLGLKFLSPMVTSSILIILVLVVLNIPYSNYKQGADILTFFVAPATVVLAVPLYKNLDIIKKYFLPILFGCLVGISVGAIVGIFLCNVFGINKEILLSMLPKSVTSAIGYEISKKIGAIMEISMVFIVICGIIGYSVGELIFKIFKIDDKVARGVALGSCSHVLGTAKAMEIGEIEGSIATVSISISGILAVILIPVILNFI; this is translated from the coding sequence ATGGAATTAATAATTAACAATCCACTTTTTGGTATTTTTTTAACTATAATAACATTTGTAATAGGGTATGAAATTCAAATAAATTTAGGATTAAAATTTTTAAGTCCAATGGTTACATCTTCTATTTTAATTATTTTAGTTCTTGTTGTTCTTAATATACCATATTCAAATTATAAGCAAGGAGCTGATATATTAACTTTTTTTGTTGCACCTGCAACTGTTGTGCTGGCAGTACCATTATATAAAAATTTAGATATTATAAAAAAATATTTTCTTCCAATATTGTTTGGATGTCTAGTTGGAATAAGCGTTGGAGCAATTGTTGGAATATTTTTATGCAATGTTTTTGGAATAAATAAAGAGATTTTGCTTTCTATGTTACCAAAATCTGTTACATCTGCTATAGGTTATGAAATTTCAAAGAAAATTGGAGCAATTATGGAAATTTCTATGGTATTTATAGTTATCTGTGGAATTATAGGTTATAGTGTAGGTGAATTAATTTTTAAGATTTTTAAAATAGATGATAAAGTTGCAAGGGGAGTTGCACTTGGATCATGTAGTCATGTTCTAGGAACTGCAAAAGCAATGGAAATTGGAGAAATCGAAGGCTCTATTGCTACAGTATCAATTTCAATTTCAGGAATTTTAGCAGTAATTTTAATTCCTGTAATATTAAATTTTATTTAG
- a CDS encoding nucleotidyltransferase family protein → MKNSGIIAEYNPFHLGHKYQIDRIKNELNSNIIAIMSGDFVQRGECSILDKYTRARIAVNNGVDLVIELPFYYSLQSAENFAKGGISILNKLDIIDYLCFGFECEKKEDIIEIAKFQLQYKNEIEEILSYEMKLGKSYAVAYKNACIEINRKYKILEIQDDFFISNNILSIEYVKNIILSKSKITPFPIKRKGKNYNDEDYNSKEQLSASAIRKAIYENNLEKIENFLDKITFYEIKNSVENNILPNEKIILEILKYNILINQINPKNIVNYENGILNLIKKNIYSVNSIEELAERIQSKRYKKVRIKRFIYNYLLNINNEIKEMYSKDIEYINVLGFNKKGQELLKEIKNKTNLEIVTTNKSTHNLSDFQKNKFEIEQNSRKLYKLFTNTKNETEFISFLHE, encoded by the coding sequence ATGAAAAACTCAGGAATAATTGCTGAATACAATCCATTTCATTTAGGTCATAAATATCAAATAGACAGAATAAAAAATGAATTGAATTCCAATATAATTGCAATAATGAGCGGAGATTTTGTTCAGCGTGGTGAATGTTCAATCTTAGACAAATACACAAGGGCTAGAATTGCAGTTAATAATGGAGTTGATCTCGTAATAGAACTTCCATTTTACTACAGTTTGCAAAGTGCTGAAAACTTTGCAAAAGGTGGAATATCTATTCTAAATAAACTAGATATCATAGACTATCTTTGCTTTGGTTTCGAATGTGAGAAAAAAGAGGATATTATAGAAATTGCAAAATTTCAACTTCAATACAAAAATGAAATAGAAGAAATCTTAAGCTATGAAATGAAACTTGGAAAAAGTTATGCAGTTGCATATAAAAATGCTTGTATAGAAATTAACAGAAAATATAAGATTTTAGAAATACAAGATGACTTTTTTATTTCCAATAATATTCTATCAATTGAATATGTCAAAAATATAATACTATCAAAATCTAAAATAACTCCTTTTCCTATAAAAAGAAAAGGAAAAAATTATAATGATGAGGATTATAATTCAAAAGAGCAATTAAGCGCTTCAGCAATAAGAAAAGCAATTTATGAAAATAATTTAGAAAAAATTGAAAATTTTTTAGATAAAATAACTTTTTATGAAATAAAAAATTCAGTAGAAAACAATATTTTACCTAATGAAAAAATTATTTTAGAAATTTTAAAATACAATATTCTAATAAATCAAATAAATCCCAAAAATATTGTAAATTACGAAAATGGAATTTTAAATTTAATTAAGAAAAATATTTATTCAGTAAACTCTATAGAAGAATTAGCAGAGAGAATACAGAGTAAAAGATATAAAAAAGTTAGAATTAAAAGATTTATTTACAATTATCTATTGAATATAAATAATGAAATAAAGGAAATGTATTCTAAAGATATTGAATATATAAATGTTTTAGGCTTTAATAAAAAAGGGCAAGAATTGCTTAAAGAAATTAAAAATAAAACTAATCTAGAAATTGTAACAACAAACAAAAGCACACATAATCTATCGGATTTTCAAAAAAACAAATTTGAAATTGAACAAAATTCAAGAAAACTTTATAAGCTATTCACAAATACCAAAAATGAAACTGAATTTATATCTTTTTTGCATGAATAA
- a CDS encoding macro domain-containing protein, with translation MDIRVVSENIFDIESDCIVYFVDNSFSNDDTMEIISKAGNRLLDVFSKLSSLTTGEFKVVPAFNLKATYIVLCSIPQKIEKEEDEKFLEDIFSDILLEIERREFNTVAVDITRLSNSYGSKHSEVFKKFLRNLNNDIVVFLCK, from the coding sequence ATGGATATTAGAGTGGTTAGCGAAAATATTTTTGATATTGAATCTGACTGCATAGTTTATTTCGTTGATAATTCTTTTTCAAATGATGATACTATGGAAATAATATCTAAGGCTGGAAATAGACTACTCGATGTTTTTAGTAAATTAAGTTCATTAACAACAGGAGAATTTAAAGTTGTTCCGGCGTTTAATCTAAAAGCAACTTATATTGTACTTTGTTCAATTCCACAAAAAATTGAAAAAGAAGAAGATGAAAAATTTTTGGAAGATATTTTTTCTGATATTTTACTTGAAATTGAAAGACGTGAATTCAATACAGTTGCCGTTGATATTACAAGGCTTTCTAATAGTTATGGATCTAAACATAGTGAAGTTTTTAAAAAATTTTTAAGAAATTTAAATAATGATATAGTAGTTTTTTTGTGTAAATAG
- the murJ gene encoding murein biosynthesis integral membrane protein MurJ, with product MGYTAFLLMVINILSKILGFFREILLSYFYGTGEIATAFQISLLVPYTILGFVMSGISINFIPTYTSLEKREGKETSEKFTSNILNIIFIISIIATVLAYIFARQIVFLFAMGYSGEIFELSVTFTRITILGMFAQLLNSILKGYLNIKGNFVVPGSTGFIYNIVIIIFLIISYKINPMLAPIGVAIATIFQYIPYIPAIKSTGYKHNFIVNFKDENVKRMLVLALPIIFGVAVNQINQLIDKNLASFISVRGISVLSYSVKLNEFVWGILVVSIVTSIFPTLSKLAIESKQKFKVQIAKTLSTIIYLVTPACVGILIFSKEIVTLIFKRGKFDENDVILVSGVLFYYAIGLIGLGIRDVLSNAFYALKMTRIPLINSVEMVVLNVIMSIILSRFMGLNGLALGSSIATIFGAVNLYIKLEKQIGKIKSKAIVNNGIKVLISVISMAIISKLIFILLNIKLSSNLSFLVALIFAAITYTIVSVLLRTRQAIDILRVIIKKF from the coding sequence ATGGGTTATACGGCTTTTTTGCTAATGGTTATAAATATTTTATCTAAAATATTAGGATTTTTTAGAGAAATATTATTATCTTATTTTTATGGGACAGGAGAGATAGCAACAGCTTTTCAAATTTCACTTTTGGTTCCTTATACAATTTTAGGATTTGTTATGTCTGGTATTTCAATTAATTTTATACCAACTTATACTTCTTTGGAAAAAAGAGAGGGAAAAGAAACATCTGAAAAGTTTACAAGTAATATTTTAAATATAATTTTTATAATTTCTATTATTGCAACAGTTCTAGCTTATATATTTGCAAGACAAATTGTATTTTTATTTGCAATGGGATATTCTGGAGAAATTTTTGAATTATCAGTTACATTTACTAGAATTACTATACTTGGAATGTTTGCTCAACTATTAAACTCAATACTTAAAGGATATTTAAATATAAAGGGTAATTTTGTAGTTCCTGGTTCTACAGGATTTATATATAATATTGTTATTATAATATTTTTAATAATAAGTTATAAAATAAATCCAATGTTAGCACCTATTGGTGTAGCTATTGCTACAATTTTTCAATACATTCCATATATTCCTGCTATTAAAAGTACAGGATATAAACATAATTTTATTGTCAATTTTAAAGATGAAAATGTAAAGAGAATGTTAGTATTAGCACTTCCAATTATTTTTGGGGTTGCTGTAAATCAAATAAATCAACTTATTGATAAAAATTTAGCATCTTTTATTTCTGTAAGAGGTATTTCTGTTCTATCTTATTCAGTTAAATTAAATGAATTTGTATGGGGAATCTTAGTAGTATCTATTGTTACTTCTATTTTCCCAACACTTAGTAAATTAGCTATAGAGTCAAAACAAAAGTTTAAAGTACAGATTGCTAAAACTCTTTCAACTATTATATATCTAGTAACACCTGCTTGTGTAGGAATACTAATTTTTTCAAAGGAAATAGTAACTTTGATATTTAAAAGAGGAAAATTCGATGAAAATGATGTTATTTTGGTTTCTGGAGTTTTGTTTTATTATGCAATAGGACTTATAGGGTTAGGAATTAGAGATGTACTTTCTAATGCTTTTTATGCACTAAAAATGACTAGAATACCACTTATAAACTCTGTTGAAATGGTCGTATTAAATGTAATCATGTCAATTATTTTATCAAGATTTATGGGACTTAATGGTCTTGCATTAGGCTCAAGTATTGCAACTATATTTGGAGCAGTAAATTTATATATTAAACTTGAAAAACAAATTGGAAAGATAAAGTCAAAAGCAATTGTTAATAATGGTATAAAAGTCTTAATTTCTGTGATTTCAATGGCAATTATATCAAAATTAATATTTATTTTACTAAATATTAAGTTATCTTCAAATTTAAGCTTTTTAGTTGCTTTAATATTCGCAGCTATTACTTATACAATTGTTTCTGTTTTATTGAGAACAAGACAAGCAATAGACATATTAAGAGTTATTATTAAAAAATTTTAA
- the aspS gene encoding aspartate--tRNA ligase — protein MAQMGNLRRTHMCGNLRKEDIGKEVILMGWVAKERNLGSLIFMDLRDTTGISQIVVRDTLGESVFNSAKEIRSEFVLAVKGVVSERESKNSKIPTGDIEVEVSELVVLDTAQTPPIYIKDDDNVSESLRLKYRFLDLRKESLQNNLKLRAKVCKVIRDFYTENNFVEIETPYLNKPTPEGARDYLVPSRVNPGNFYALPQSPQIMKQLLMISGMDRYFQIVKCFRDEDLRANRQPEFTQVDLEMSFVDVEDVIDVNERMLQKLFKEIKGIDIELPIKRMKYDDAVEKYGSDKPDLRFGFEIRNITDCVKEVEFDLFKNAIASGGSVRAISIGKYSKEYTRKKIDKLIDSIRDYGAKNLFWIKITDGEVKSSISKFLNEEIISNIKTMVEAKDDDLILMLADKNDIVLNSLGALRCVIAKEMNLLNPNEYNLCWIVDFPLFEYDEEEKRYVSKHHPFTHPKDEDIKYLESNPEKVYAKAYDIVINGDELGGGSIRINNSDLQNRMFKALGLTKEETEIKFGFLLEALKYGTPPHGGLAFGLDRLIMLLAGTNNIKDVIAFPKTQSASDLLTDAPCVVSEGQLEELNLKIGK, from the coding sequence ATGGCACAAATGGGAAATTTAAGAAGGACACATATGTGTGGAAATTTAAGAAAAGAAGATATTGGTAAAGAAGTAATTTTGATGGGATGGGTTGCTAAGGAAAGAAACTTAGGTTCGTTAATTTTTATGGACTTAAGAGATACTACTGGAATTTCACAAATCGTTGTGAGAGATACTTTAGGAGAAAGTGTTTTTAATAGTGCAAAAGAAATAAGATCTGAATTTGTTTTAGCTGTTAAAGGAGTTGTTAGTGAAAGAGAAAGTAAAAATTCAAAAATACCTACTGGAGATATTGAAGTTGAAGTAAGTGAATTAGTAGTTTTAGACACAGCTCAAACTCCTCCAATTTATATTAAAGATGACGACAATGTTTCTGAAAGTTTAAGATTAAAATATAGATTTTTGGATTTAAGAAAAGAAAGTTTACAAAATAATTTAAAATTAAGAGCTAAAGTATGTAAGGTTATAAGAGATTTTTACACTGAAAATAATTTTGTGGAAATAGAAACCCCATATCTTAATAAACCTACACCTGAAGGAGCAAGAGATTATCTCGTACCATCTAGAGTAAATCCGGGGAATTTTTATGCGCTTCCACAATCTCCACAAATAATGAAACAACTTTTAATGATTTCAGGAATGGATAGATATTTTCAAATAGTTAAATGCTTTAGAGATGAGGACTTAAGAGCTAATAGGCAACCTGAATTTACTCAGGTTGACCTTGAAATGAGTTTTGTTGATGTTGAAGATGTTATTGATGTAAATGAAAGAATGTTACAAAAATTGTTCAAGGAAATTAAAGGAATTGATATTGAATTACCTATAAAAAGAATGAAATATGATGATGCAGTGGAAAAATATGGAAGTGATAAACCGGATTTGCGTTTTGGTTTTGAAATTAGAAATATTACAGATTGTGTTAAGGAAGTTGAATTTGATTTATTTAAAAATGCAATTGCTTCTGGTGGGAGTGTAAGAGCAATTTCAATCGGAAAATATTCAAAGGAATATACTAGAAAGAAAATTGATAAATTAATTGACTCAATTAGAGATTATGGTGCAAAAAATTTATTCTGGATAAAAATAACTGATGGAGAAGTTAAATCTTCTATTTCAAAGTTTTTAAATGAAGAAATTATCTCTAATATAAAAACAATGGTAGAAGCTAAAGATGATGATTTGATTTTAATGCTTGCAGATAAAAATGATATTGTTTTAAATTCACTAGGAGCTTTAAGATGTGTTATTGCAAAAGAAATGAATTTATTAAATCCTAATGAATATAACTTATGCTGGATTGTAGATTTTCCACTTTTTGAATATGACGAAGAAGAAAAAAGATATGTTTCAAAACATCATCCTTTTACTCATCCGAAAGATGAAGATATTAAATACTTGGAAAGCAATCCCGAAAAAGTTTATGCAAAAGCATACGACATTGTAATAAACGGAGATGAACTAGGTGGAGGTTCAATTAGAATTAACAATTCTGATTTACAAAATAGAATGTTTAAAGCTTTAGGACTTACTAAAGAGGAAACTGAAATAAAATTTGGATTTTTACTTGAGGCTTTAAAATATGGAACACCTCCACATGGCGGTCTTGCATTTGGACTTGATAGATTGATTATGCTGTTAGCGGGTACAAACAATATAAAGGATGTAATAGCATTTCCAAAGACGCAATCAGCATCTGATTTATTAACAGATGCACCATGTGTTGTATCAGAAGGACAACTTGAGGAGTTAAATTTAAAAATTGGAAAATAA
- a CDS encoding tRNA threonylcarbamoyladenosine dehydratase, translating to MENNIYSRTESLIGKDSLEILKNSKVIVFGIGGVGSFAVESLCRCGIGEISLVDFDTIDITNVNRQIHAMSNNIGKYKADEMKNRIELINPDIKVNIFKKKLDKNNIENFNLKYYDYVIDAIDTITSKIYLIKYCYENNINIISAMGAGNKLDPTRFKVVDIYKTSCCPLARVMRRELKKLGIKKLKCVCSDEISSGEIIESDKIRKSSPSSISFIPSTMGLIITSEVVKDLILWNK from the coding sequence TTGGAAAATAATATTTATTCAAGAACTGAAAGTCTAATAGGGAAGGATTCACTTGAAATTTTAAAAAATTCTAAAGTTATTGTATTTGGAATTGGTGGAGTAGGAAGTTTTGCAGTTGAATCGCTTTGTAGATGTGGAATAGGAGAAATCTCACTAGTAGATTTTGATACTATTGACATAACTAATGTAAATAGACAAATTCATGCAATGTCAAATAATATTGGGAAATATAAAGCAGATGAAATGAAGAATAGAATAGAACTTATCAATCCAGATATAAAAGTAAATATATTCAAAAAAAAGCTAGATAAAAACAATATTGAAAATTTCAATTTGAAATACTATGATTATGTTATTGATGCGATAGATACTATTACTTCTAAAATTTATCTGATAAAATATTGTTATGAAAATAATATAAATATAATTAGTGCAATGGGAGCAGGTAATAAACTGGATCCTACAAGATTTAAAGTAGTGGATATATATAAAACATCATGCTGTCCACTTGCAAGGGTAATGAGAAGAGAATTGAAAAAGCTAGGAATAAAAAAATTAAAATGTGTTTGTTCTGATGAAATTTCTAGTGGAGAAATAATTGAATCAGATAAAATTAGAAAATCATCCCCTTCAAGTATAAGCTTTATTCCTTCAACTATGGGACTAATTATTACATCAGAAGTAGTAAAGGATTTGATATTATGGAACAAGTAG
- a CDS encoding SoxR reducing system RseC family protein, whose translation MEQVGYVTKILPEDKCKVLISRISGCKGTCKTCGGCPTPTMHIVMKKTLDVSVGDYVKIGVDSNIVLKYSIFLYGFPILMFILSILLVNIALPNLKGIDLIGFGIGLFTMFLAFLIVKFVDNKYAHLSTKAMYMEEIISKKD comes from the coding sequence ATGGAACAAGTAGGATATGTAACAAAAATCTTACCTGAAGATAAGTGTAAAGTTTTAATTTCAAGAATAAGTGGATGTAAAGGAACCTGCAAAACTTGTGGAGGATGTCCAACCCCAACAATGCATATTGTTATGAAAAAGACATTAGATGTTTCAGTTGGAGATTATGTAAAAATAGGAGTGGATAGTAATATTGTATTAAAATATTCTATTTTCTTATATGGATTTCCTATTTTAATGTTTATTCTTTCAATATTATTAGTCAATATAGCTCTACCTAATTTAAAAGGAATTGATTTGATTGGATTTGGTATTGGTTTATTTACGATGTTTTTGGCATTTTTAATTGTCAAATTTGTAGATAATAAATATGCACATTTATCAACAAAAGCAATGTATATGGAAGAAATTATTTCAAAAAAAGATTAG
- a CDS encoding SdpI family protein has protein sequence MIYIVAIVFISGGIIMKVFPPKFDSGIYGFRTKKSSKNKENWEIAQKKSSNYIIFFGIFDFVLTFINDTFVKNNLYYDLQGLLVIIYSILIYILVQKNLK, from the coding sequence ATGATTTATATTGTAGCAATCGTATTTATCTCAGGAGGGATTATTATGAAGGTATTTCCTCCAAAGTTCGATTCAGGAATATATGGTTTTAGAACTAAAAAATCAAGTAAGAACAAGGAAAATTGGGAAATTGCTCAAAAGAAATCTTCAAACTATATTATATTTTTTGGGATATTTGATTTTGTATTAACATTTATAAATGATACTTTTGTAAAAAATAATTTATATTATGATTTACAAGGACTTTTAGTAATTATTTATTCTATATTAATATATATTTTGGTTCAAAAAAATTTAAAATAA